One region of Longimicrobiales bacterium genomic DNA includes:
- a CDS encoding glutamate-1-semialdehyde 2,1-aminomutase, which translates to PDALNRGPSFGAPCPDEVKLAEFICDAMPSIEKIRMVNSGTEAVMSALRVARAFTKRQKIVKFAGCYHGHADLLLVEAGSGVATLGLPDSPGVPSGAVSDTLVARYNHADSVRSILESFPGEVAAVIVEPVAGNMGFVLPEEGFLESLRNLTTQHGALLVFDEVMTGFRVGLGGAQGRFGIAPDMTTLGKVIGGGLPVGAFGGRGDIMDLVAPSGPVYQAGTLSGNPLAMKAGLSTLMAISEPGVWDRLEETAAETAAVLRESAAQAGVPISVASAGAMFGYFLSSDRISDWDSAAELDRDLFAQFFQTMLDGGIYLAPSPFEAGFVSTVHGDAELTLLRTAADRAFGSLSGRPSV; encoded by the coding sequence GGCCCGATGCGCTGAACCGAGGTCCCAGCTTCGGTGCACCTTGCCCAGATGAGGTGAAACTCGCGGAATTCATCTGCGATGCGATGCCCTCGATCGAAAAGATCCGAATGGTCAACTCGGGGACTGAAGCCGTCATGAGCGCCCTTCGTGTAGCTCGTGCGTTCACGAAGCGACAGAAGATTGTGAAGTTCGCGGGTTGTTATCACGGGCATGCCGATCTGCTTCTGGTCGAGGCGGGCTCTGGTGTGGCTACCCTAGGTCTTCCCGACTCTCCTGGCGTACCTAGCGGTGCCGTCTCCGACACCCTCGTCGCGCGATACAACCACGCAGACTCGGTTCGGAGTATCCTCGAGAGCTTTCCTGGCGAGGTGGCCGCAGTCATCGTGGAGCCCGTGGCGGGGAATATGGGATTCGTGCTCCCGGAGGAAGGATTCTTAGAGTCTCTCCGAAACCTTACTACACAACACGGGGCACTGTTGGTTTTCGACGAAGTGATGACAGGGTTCCGGGTGGGCCTCGGCGGCGCTCAGGGTCGGTTCGGTATTGCACCGGATATGACGACACTGGGCAAGGTGATCGGGGGGGGGCTTCCTGTCGGTGCGTTTGGAGGTCGTGGCGACATCATGGATCTAGTCGCTCCATCCGGCCCGGTGTATCAGGCGGGCACCCTGAGCGGAAATCCACTCGCCATGAAGGCTGGACTGTCGACCCTAATGGCTATTTCCGAACCCGGGGTATGGGATAGGCTCGAAGAAACCGCGGCAGAGACCGCGGCCGTCCTCCGGGAGTCCGCCGCCCAGGCAGGGGTTCCGATTTCAGTGGCGAGCGCGGGAGCCATGTTCGGATACTTCCTTTCATCGGATCGCATATCAGACTGGGATTCCGCCGCAGAGCTGGATCGAGATCTATTCGCTCAATTTTTTCAAACCATGCTCGATGGTGGAATTTACCTTGCCCCCTCGCCTTTCGAGGCGGGATTCGTCTCGACGGTGCACGGCGACGCTGAACTGACATTACTCCGCACCGCCGCTGATCGGGCGTTTGGCAGTCTCTCGGGGAGGCCTTCAGTGTGA